One Brevibacillus choshinensis genomic window carries:
- the uvrA gene encoding excinuclease ABC subunit UvrA — MPLEHIVVKGARAHNLKNIDVVIPRDKFVVLTGLSGSGKSSLAFDTIYAEGQRRYVESLSAYARQFLGQMDKPDVDSIEGLSPAISIDQKTTSRNPRSTVGTVTEIYDYLRLLYARVGRAVCPDHGIEIQSQTVEQMVDRIMEFPERTRMQILAPMVQGRKGEHVKLLEDIRKQGFVRVRVNGEIIDLSEDIKLEKNKKHNIEVVVDRIVVKPDVQSRLADSLETALRLADGKVIVDVMEQEELLFSEKHACPVCGFSIGELEPRIFSFNSPFGACSECDGLGVKLEVDPDMVVPDMTKTLHDGAIGAWEPKSSTYYQQLLESACRHFGIRMDIPYEELPAEQTQILMYGSSGEKIEFRYENEFGQVREAVVPYEGVIPNLQRRHLETSSDYIREQIEGFMSQKPCPVCKGHRLRQESLAVKVGERSISELTNLSILDAHQFVDGVELTEREEKIANLIVKEIKARLNFLIDVGLDYLTLSRAAGTLSGGEAQRIRLATQIGSSLMGVLYILDEPSIGLHQRDNARLIRTLEHMTKLGNTLIVVEHDEDTMMACDYIIDIGPGAGIHGGQIIAAGTPEEVMKDPNSLTGAYLSGRKFIPVPMERRKPSDKWVKIEGAKENNLKGVNVKIPLGMFVAVTGVSGSGKSTLINEILQKTLARDLNGAKVKPGEHRRILGLEHLDKVVDIDQSPIGRTPRSNPATYTGVFDDIRDLFASTNEAKVRGYKKGRFSFNVKGGRCEACSGDGIIKIEMHFLPDVYVPCEVCHGKRYNRETLDVKYKGKSIADVLEMTIEDAVEFFRNLPKIERKLQTIVDVGLGYMKLGQPATTLSGGEAQRVKLASELYRRSTGRTLYILDEPTTGLHTDDIDRLLKVLQRLVENGETVLVIEHNLDVIKTVDYIIDLGPDGGTRGGQIVGTGTPEEVSKLDGSYTGQYLAPILERDRARTMARMEQLVSK; from the coding sequence ATGCCATTGGAACATATCGTGGTAAAGGGCGCTCGTGCCCATAACCTGAAAAATATTGATGTGGTGATCCCGAGGGATAAATTCGTCGTTTTGACGGGTTTGTCCGGCTCGGGGAAGTCTTCCCTTGCCTTTGATACGATTTATGCGGAGGGACAACGCCGCTATGTGGAGTCCCTTTCTGCCTATGCCCGCCAATTTCTCGGGCAGATGGACAAGCCGGATGTAGACTCGATCGAGGGCCTTTCTCCTGCGATCTCCATCGATCAGAAAACGACGAGCCGCAACCCGCGTTCGACCGTGGGTACCGTCACGGAGATTTACGATTACCTGCGTCTTTTGTATGCGCGCGTAGGTAGAGCGGTTTGTCCGGATCACGGCATCGAGATTCAGTCGCAAACCGTCGAGCAAATGGTGGATCGCATCATGGAATTTCCAGAGCGTACCCGCATGCAAATCCTGGCCCCGATGGTACAAGGGCGCAAGGGGGAGCACGTCAAGCTGCTGGAGGACATCCGCAAGCAAGGCTTTGTCCGCGTGCGGGTCAATGGAGAAATTATCGATTTGTCTGAGGACATCAAGCTCGAAAAGAACAAGAAGCATAATATCGAAGTCGTCGTCGACCGGATCGTCGTCAAACCGGATGTGCAGTCCCGTCTGGCCGACTCTCTGGAAACGGCGCTTCGCCTCGCCGACGGCAAAGTCATCGTCGATGTGATGGAGCAGGAAGAGCTGCTCTTTAGCGAAAAGCACGCCTGCCCGGTGTGCGGATTTTCCATCGGGGAGCTGGAGCCGCGGATCTTTTCCTTTAACAGCCCGTTTGGTGCCTGCTCCGAGTGCGACGGTCTGGGTGTCAAGCTCGAGGTAGACCCGGACATGGTCGTGCCTGACATGACCAAGACCTTGCACGATGGGGCCATCGGAGCATGGGAGCCCAAATCTTCGACGTATTATCAGCAGCTGCTGGAGTCTGCTTGCCGTCATTTCGGGATTCGCATGGATATCCCTTACGAGGAATTGCCGGCGGAGCAGACCCAGATTCTGATGTACGGCAGCAGCGGGGAAAAGATCGAGTTTCGCTATGAGAACGAATTTGGACAGGTGCGTGAGGCAGTCGTTCCGTATGAAGGGGTCATCCCGAATCTGCAGCGCCGCCATCTGGAGACCAGCTCGGACTACATCCGCGAGCAAATCGAAGGCTTCATGAGCCAAAAGCCGTGCCCGGTCTGCAAAGGACACCGCTTGCGTCAGGAGAGCCTCGCGGTGAAGGTCGGGGAACGCAGCATTTCCGAGCTGACGAACTTGTCCATCCTGGATGCGCATCAGTTTGTAGACGGAGTGGAATTGACGGAGAGAGAGGAAAAGATCGCCAATCTGATCGTCAAAGAAATCAAGGCGCGTCTCAACTTCCTGATTGATGTCGGACTGGATTATTTGACGCTGAGTCGAGCGGCGGGCACACTCTCCGGGGGAGAAGCACAGCGGATTCGCTTGGCGACGCAGATCGGTTCCAGTCTGATGGGAGTCCTCTATATTTTGGACGAACCGAGCATCGGCCTTCATCAGCGGGACAACGCGAGGCTGATCCGCACGCTGGAGCACATGACGAAGCTCGGCAATACATTGATTGTCGTCGAGCATGACGAGGATACGATGATGGCGTGCGATTACATCATCGACATCGGTCCGGGAGCGGGTATTCATGGCGGACAGATCATCGCTGCGGGTACACCGGAGGAAGTCATGAAGGACCCGAATTCGCTTACGGGCGCGTACTTGAGTGGGCGCAAGTTCATTCCGGTGCCGATGGAGCGCCGCAAGCCGTCAGACAAGTGGGTCAAGATCGAGGGCGCGAAAGAAAATAACTTGAAGGGCGTAAATGTGAAGATTCCTCTAGGGATGTTCGTGGCGGTGACCGGTGTATCTGGCTCCGGAAAAAGTACGCTCATCAATGAAATTTTGCAGAAGACGCTGGCACGCGACCTGAATGGTGCCAAGGTCAAGCCAGGGGAGCATCGCCGCATTCTCGGTCTGGAGCATTTGGACAAGGTCGTGGACATTGACCAGTCACCGATCGGGCGAACTCCGCGCTCCAACCCTGCGACCTACACGGGTGTGTTTGACGATATTCGCGATTTGTTTGCCTCTACGAATGAAGCCAAAGTGCGCGGCTACAAAAAAGGCCGCTTCAGCTTTAACGTCAAAGGCGGACGCTGCGAAGCTTGCAGCGGTGACGGGATCATCAAAATCGAGATGCACTTTTTGCCGGACGTATATGTCCCATGCGAGGTGTGCCACGGCAAGCGCTACAATCGGGAAACTCTCGATGTGAAGTACAAAGGCAAGAGCATCGCAGACGTGCTGGAAATGACTATCGAGGATGCGGTGGAATTCTTCCGCAACCTTCCTAAAATTGAACGGAAGCTGCAAACGATCGTGGACGTCGGCCTCGGCTACATGAAGCTGGGACAGCCGGCAACCACACTGTCCGGAGGGGAAGCGCAGCGCGTCAAGCTGGCCTCTGAGCTGTATCGCCGCAGTACAGGGCGCACGTTGTATATTCTCGACGAACCAACGACTGGTTTGCATACGGATGACATCGACCGCCTCCTGAAGGTCCTGCAGCGACTGGTGGAAAACGGGGAGACCGTTCTGGTCATCGAGCACAATCTGGATGTGATCAAGACCGTCGATTACATCATCGATTTGGGACCGGATGGCGGCACCCGCGGGGGGCAGATCGTCGGTACCGGTACTCCGGAGGAAGTGTCGAAGCTGGATGGATCGTACACAGGCCAATACTTGGCTCCGATTCTGGAGCGAGATCGCGCTCGTACGATGGCAAGAATGGAGCAGCTCGTTTCGAAATAA
- the uvrB gene encoding excinuclease ABC subunit UvrB yields MERFELVSEYQPSGDQPTAIAELVAGIQAGKRHQTLLGATGTGKTFTAAQVIAQVNKPTLVMAHNKTLAAQLCAEFKEFFPNNAVEYFVSYYDYYQPEAYIPQSDTFIEKDSSINEEIDKLRHSATSALFERRDVIIVASVSCIYGLGSPEEYRELLLSLRVGMEKGRDEILHRLVDIQYNRNDINFTRGTFRVRGDVVEIFPASQSEQAIRVEFFGDEIERITSIDVLTGEILGQRDHVAIFPASHYVTREEKMKLAVQSIEAELETRLAELREAGKLLEAQRLEQRTRYDVEMMLEMGFCSGIENYSRHLTGLPEGHAPYTLIDYFPDDFLVLMDESHMTLPQVRAMYNGDRARKDVLVEHGFRLPSAKDNRPLTFAEFEAKLKQAVYISATPGPYELEHCPEVVQQVIRPTGLVDPTISVRPIKGQIDDLIGEIQATIAKEERVLVTTLTKKMSEDLTDYLKEIGIKVRYLHSDIKTIERMQILRSLRLGEFDVLVGINLLREGLDLPEVSLVAILDADKEGFLRNERSLIQTIGRAARNAEGRVIMYADKMTDSMQAAIRETERRRAIQQAYNEERGITPQTVKKAVRDVIEATKVAEEKADYLPHEEFKKMPKKDRLTVIARMEEEMKEAARNLMFERAAELRDLVLELKAEL; encoded by the coding sequence ATGGAGCGTTTTGAATTGGTATCGGAGTATCAGCCGTCCGGTGACCAGCCGACTGCCATAGCGGAGCTGGTTGCTGGTATTCAGGCGGGCAAGAGGCACCAGACCCTCCTGGGTGCGACGGGTACGGGAAAGACCTTTACAGCAGCCCAGGTGATTGCTCAGGTGAACAAGCCGACGCTGGTCATGGCGCATAACAAGACGCTGGCGGCCCAGTTGTGTGCGGAGTTCAAAGAGTTTTTTCCGAACAATGCCGTAGAATATTTCGTCAGCTACTACGATTACTATCAGCCAGAAGCATACATTCCCCAATCGGATACGTTCATTGAAAAAGACTCCAGTATCAACGAAGAGATCGACAAGCTGCGTCACTCGGCGACCAGCGCTTTGTTTGAACGCCGGGACGTCATCATCGTCGCTTCGGTATCGTGCATCTACGGCTTGGGTTCTCCTGAAGAATACCGGGAGCTGCTCTTGTCGCTGCGCGTGGGAATGGAAAAAGGGCGGGACGAGATTTTGCATCGTCTGGTCGACATCCAATACAACCGCAATGACATCAATTTCACTCGCGGTACGTTTCGGGTCCGCGGCGACGTCGTAGAGATTTTCCCAGCCTCCCAGAGCGAGCAGGCGATTCGTGTGGAGTTTTTTGGCGATGAGATCGAGCGCATCACGTCGATCGATGTCCTGACTGGGGAGATTTTGGGTCAGCGCGATCATGTTGCGATCTTTCCGGCCTCCCACTACGTGACGCGCGAAGAAAAAATGAAGCTGGCTGTTCAAAGCATCGAGGCAGAGCTGGAGACCCGTCTGGCGGAGCTGCGCGAAGCAGGGAAGCTGCTTGAAGCACAGCGGCTGGAGCAGCGCACGCGATACGATGTGGAAATGATGCTGGAGATGGGCTTTTGCTCCGGGATTGAAAACTACTCCCGCCATCTGACGGGTTTGCCGGAAGGGCACGCCCCCTACACGTTAATTGATTATTTTCCTGATGATTTCCTCGTCTTGATGGATGAGTCCCATATGACCTTGCCGCAGGTGCGGGCGATGTACAACGGCGACCGCGCGCGCAAAGACGTCTTGGTCGAGCACGGCTTTCGTCTGCCTTCTGCCAAGGACAACCGACCGCTCACGTTTGCGGAGTTCGAGGCGAAGCTCAAGCAGGCTGTCTACATTTCCGCTACCCCAGGACCTTACGAGCTGGAGCACTGCCCGGAGGTGGTGCAGCAAGTCATCCGTCCGACCGGATTGGTCGATCCGACCATCTCCGTTCGCCCGATCAAGGGACAGATCGACGACCTCATCGGCGAGATTCAGGCTACGATCGCTAAAGAAGAGCGCGTCCTGGTCACGACCTTGACGAAGAAGATGTCGGAGGACCTCACTGATTATTTGAAGGAAATCGGTATCAAGGTACGATACCTTCACTCGGATATCAAAACCATTGAACGGATGCAGATCCTGCGTTCTTTGCGCTTGGGTGAATTCGACGTTCTGGTCGGAATCAACCTGCTGCGGGAAGGTCTGGATCTGCCAGAGGTGTCGCTGGTGGCGATCCTCGATGCCGACAAGGAAGGCTTCCTGCGCAACGAGCGTTCCCTGATCCAGACCATCGGCCGCGCAGCGCGCAACGCTGAAGGCCGCGTCATCATGTACGCGGATAAAATGACCGATTCCATGCAGGCAGCCATCCGGGAGACGGAGCGCAGACGCGCCATCCAGCAGGCTTACAATGAAGAGCGAGGCATCACCCCGCAGACGGTGAAAAAGGCTGTCCGCGACGTCATCGAGGCAACCAAGGTGGCGGAAGAGAAGGCCGATTACCTGCCGCATGAAGAGTTCAAAAAGATGCCGAAGAAAGATCGCTTGACGGTGATTGCACGAATGGAAGAAGAAATGAAAGAAGCGGCCCGCAATCTCATGTTCGAACGTGCGGCAGAATTGCGCGATTTGGTGCTCGAGCTGAAGGCCGAACTCTAA
- a CDS encoding flagellar hook assembly protein FlgD produces MSDNTTVSNSSNIPSYLSYKGKKEFSTELDNNAFMKLLLEQLKHQDPMSPMDNSQFIQQTSMMTMVEKMTKMASLMEQSNNSMLTLEKYESLVGRTATYNLTTTDEVTGETSTESKEGVISAVYMDNGKIYFRLAGESNPIPLTDVKGLESQGMAGNALDSSLKYMEMIGNQISYKTTTQVDKDGNPATTDDITSVDEVKNAVITGFTMKDGTAQFQLDDGQTVKLDKIVGMTVSPTNQAMSSSLQYAQMIGYTVTYNDSQTNTDGSSSTNSLSGVIQAVSMKNGLIEFVLEDGKKVSLSQITGYEAKAV; encoded by the coding sequence GTGTCTGATAACACGACCGTAAGCAACAGTTCGAATATACCCTCTTACCTCAGCTACAAAGGGAAAAAGGAATTTTCCACTGAGCTGGATAACAACGCCTTCATGAAGCTCCTGCTGGAGCAGCTGAAGCATCAGGATCCGATGTCCCCGATGGACAATTCTCAGTTTATTCAGCAGACCAGCATGATGACCATGGTGGAAAAAATGACGAAAATGGCCTCCTTGATGGAACAATCCAACAACAGCATGCTCACGCTGGAAAAATACGAATCCTTGGTCGGCCGCACCGCTACGTACAATCTGACGACCACAGATGAAGTGACCGGCGAGACGTCTACAGAATCCAAAGAAGGCGTCATTTCCGCTGTGTATATGGACAACGGTAAAATTTACTTCCGCCTCGCAGGTGAATCCAATCCGATTCCGCTCACTGATGTGAAGGGCCTGGAATCGCAAGGCATGGCCGGAAATGCCCTGGACAGCAGCTTGAAGTACATGGAAATGATCGGAAACCAGATTTCCTATAAAACAACGACCCAGGTGGACAAGGACGGAAACCCTGCGACCACGGATGACATCACTTCTGTCGATGAAGTCAAAAACGCCGTGATCACCGGCTTTACCATGAAAGACGGCACCGCCCAGTTCCAGCTGGACGATGGCCAGACGGTGAAATTGGACAAAATCGTCGGCATGACAGTCAGTCCGACCAACCAAGCGATGAGCAGCTCGCTGCAATACGCGCAAATGATCGGATACACCGTCACCTATAACGACTCCCAAACGAACACTGACGGCAGCTCCTCTACCAACAGCTTGAGCGGAGTCATTCAAGCCGTCAGCATGAAAAATGGCCTGATCGAATTCGTTTTGGAAGATGGCAAAAAAGTATCCTTGAGCCAAATTACAGGCTACGAAGCAAAAGCGGTTTAG
- a CDS encoding PDZ domain-containing protein, translated as MAIQTDLLSIASGLGAIFLNPILYLFLFLIYLHYRRQMNLERQLFAVRIQSPLLQTIRSAGMGVTAGLLVSLIAGAIGVVVQVQDLWLLWGLAILLALVRLRFLCFAYASALLTILHGIAQLFPSVSAVPGIGYVWEMIGQAKPLPLLALVAIMHLMEAMLVRWNAGRDASPLFVEGKRGRIVGAYLLHSFWLTPLVMFVPLDNGALSGSLYPGWPFFLPEAATFGLMLLPTVTGFSDMTQTMTPRKKSLQISRNLAGYAIVLLALTVLAVLVPPLLIIAALFALFGHEALFFKSQIQERQSSPYFIQSSRGVKVMGVIPGTPAEEIGIVPGEIIVKVNGIHVRSKEELYPALQANSAFCKMEVLTHDGELKFVQCAVYAGNHHQLGIIVVPDANTRVYVDLKRASVVELIKQRLEKLHIGA; from the coding sequence TTGGCGATACAGACAGACTTGCTCTCCATTGCATCCGGACTTGGGGCGATTTTCCTCAATCCGATTCTTTATCTCTTCCTTTTCTTGATTTATCTGCATTACAGACGTCAGATGAATCTGGAAAGGCAGCTGTTCGCCGTGCGTATCCAATCACCGCTGCTCCAGACGATCCGTTCCGCAGGGATGGGAGTGACGGCAGGCCTGCTGGTCTCCTTGATCGCGGGTGCTATCGGAGTCGTCGTACAGGTGCAGGATTTGTGGTTATTATGGGGATTGGCGATTTTGCTGGCGTTGGTCCGTTTACGTTTTCTTTGCTTTGCTTATGCGTCTGCCCTCCTGACGATTCTCCATGGAATCGCTCAGCTGTTCCCGAGCGTAAGTGCCGTTCCCGGCATCGGCTACGTATGGGAAATGATCGGACAAGCCAAACCGTTGCCGCTTTTGGCGCTGGTGGCAATCATGCATCTGATGGAGGCCATGCTGGTTCGCTGGAACGCCGGAAGAGACGCTTCGCCGCTGTTTGTAGAAGGCAAGCGCGGGCGAATCGTCGGGGCCTACCTGCTGCATTCTTTCTGGCTGACTCCACTCGTGATGTTTGTTCCGCTGGATAACGGCGCTCTGAGCGGTTCGCTATATCCGGGATGGCCATTCTTTTTGCCGGAAGCGGCGACATTTGGCCTGATGCTCCTGCCGACCGTTACGGGTTTTTCGGACATGACGCAGACCATGACGCCAAGGAAAAAGTCCTTGCAAATCTCCAGAAACCTGGCGGGCTACGCCATCGTTCTGCTGGCTTTGACTGTGCTGGCTGTTCTGGTGCCGCCGCTTTTGATTATCGCAGCCCTGTTTGCGCTCTTTGGACATGAAGCGCTGTTTTTCAAGAGTCAGATCCAGGAGCGGCAGAGCAGTCCTTACTTTATTCAATCCTCGCGGGGAGTCAAGGTCATGGGAGTCATCCCGGGCACGCCGGCAGAGGAGATCGGGATCGTGCCAGGCGAGATTATCGTCAAGGTAAACGGGATCCATGTGCGCAGCAAAGAAGAGCTGTACCCGGCGCTGCAGGCCAACTCCGCCTTTTGCAAAATGGAGGTACTCACGCACGATGGGGAGCTGAAATTCGTGCAGTGCGCGGTCTATGCGGGAAATCACCATCAGCTCGGCATTATTGTCGTGCCGGATGCGAATACGAGAGTCTACGTCGATTTAAAGCGTGCCAGTGTGGTAGAGCTGATCAAGCAACGGCTGGAAAAGCTGCATATTGGAGCGTGA
- a CDS encoding S41 family peptidase has product MNWKGRNVFALVLVSMVASSFLTMSMMKTSANANANQNGVLTASSSTLLGNSSEYPQEFKKLYEAFSAIKKDYIQSVTTDQLVEGAIGGMVGSLEDPYSDYMDPKSAEEFTSTLHSTFQGIGTEVTLQNGRVTVVSPFKDSPAERAGLRPNDQIISVNGESLEGLDLHEAVTKIRGPKGTKAVLKVVRAGVAEPLNIVCVRDDIPIETVNSQVIEKNGVKVGVIGITQFSTDTAKHFKEQLASLEKQGIGGLVIDVRGNPGGYLLAVKEIGEVLVPKKGLIVQIEYGAHGQQKEEYRSTTDAAKPYPISLLINGGSASASEILAGALRDSGNYKLVGEKSFGKGTVQSTMEMTDKSQLKLTIAKWLTPKGEWIHKKGIEPDYKVSQPAYFNATQLPADKDLARDMAGNDVKNLQLILTGLNLSPGRDDGYFDEKTEQVVKQFQTSHKLPVTGKVDASTRTQLEDSLREQMRKPENDLQLQKAIEVVSKQPK; this is encoded by the coding sequence GTGAATTGGAAAGGACGCAACGTATTTGCGCTTGTACTCGTCTCGATGGTGGCCAGCAGCTTTTTGACCATGTCCATGATGAAAACATCGGCAAATGCCAACGCGAATCAAAATGGTGTACTCACTGCATCCAGCAGCACCCTGCTCGGAAACAGCTCTGAGTATCCACAGGAGTTCAAGAAGCTGTACGAGGCTTTTTCAGCAATCAAGAAAGACTACATCCAAAGTGTCACCACGGATCAATTGGTAGAAGGGGCTATTGGAGGCATGGTGGGTTCCCTGGAGGATCCATACAGTGACTACATGGACCCGAAATCAGCTGAAGAATTCACATCTACCTTGCACTCGACGTTCCAAGGAATCGGTACAGAGGTGACGCTGCAAAACGGACGGGTAACGGTCGTATCACCGTTCAAGGATTCCCCGGCCGAGCGTGCAGGACTGCGCCCGAACGACCAAATTATCAGTGTGAACGGGGAATCGCTGGAAGGGCTCGACTTGCATGAAGCCGTGACCAAAATCCGCGGCCCGAAAGGTACAAAGGCCGTATTGAAAGTCGTGCGCGCGGGTGTTGCGGAACCGCTGAACATTGTCTGCGTGCGTGATGATATCCCGATCGAAACCGTGAACAGCCAAGTGATCGAAAAGAACGGCGTCAAAGTCGGTGTGATTGGCATCACCCAATTCTCTACGGATACAGCCAAGCATTTCAAAGAACAGCTGGCCAGCCTGGAGAAACAAGGCATCGGCGGTTTGGTCATCGACGTGCGCGGCAACCCGGGCGGCTATTTGCTGGCAGTCAAAGAAATCGGGGAAGTGCTCGTTCCGAAGAAGGGCTTGATCGTACAAATCGAATACGGTGCGCACGGTCAACAGAAAGAAGAGTATCGTTCCACGACAGATGCTGCCAAGCCGTATCCGATCAGTCTCTTGATCAACGGCGGAAGTGCCAGCGCTTCGGAGATTTTGGCAGGCGCGCTGCGCGATAGCGGCAACTACAAGCTGGTCGGCGAGAAGAGCTTCGGAAAAGGAACTGTCCAAAGCACGATGGAAATGACGGACAAGAGCCAGCTGAAGCTGACGATCGCAAAATGGCTGACGCCGAAGGGCGAATGGATCCATAAAAAAGGAATCGAGCCTGACTACAAAGTCTCGCAGCCAGCGTACTTCAACGCCACACAGCTTCCTGCTGACAAGGATCTGGCGCGTGATATGGCAGGGAACGATGTGAAAAACCTGCAGCTGATTCTGACGGGCTTGAACTTGTCGCCAGGACGGGATGACGGATACTTCGATGAGAAGACAGAGCAGGTGGTCAAACAATTCCAGACATCGCACAAGTTGCCGGTGACGGGGAAAGTGGACGCATCGACTCGCACCCAGCTGGAAGACAGCTTGCGCGAACAGATGCGGAAACCGGAAAACGACCTGCAATTGCAAAAAGCGATTGAAGTAGTTAGCAAGCAGCCAAAATAA
- a CDS encoding murein hydrolase activator EnvC family protein, producing the protein MRKKIILALLITGLVAGTAIPTNVSWAASKASLDKINRELKEIQAKKKSQQQQVKQVEAKISAVQKEQKDLQTELMQIDLRRNETQKKLDKLETQMEDTKEKAAQAQDKLDEAKDRVAKRETLLKTRVKSMYERGNVSYLDVLLGSSDFGDFLTRMQGLQLILEQDTRILEDNIRDKQTIETKKKEIDHQLTVYVDMFDQAESLKAELDKQYKQSLVVKAELKKKEDALEEDLEQYGQQLLALTKQESAKYAERVRAMSTSSSGYKGGKLGLPVADGSFRFSSGFGVRSDPFTGRSAGHNGVDLAAPKGTTIMAAAAGVVIFAGYSNGFGNTVMIKHNSEITTLYGHIREGGIKVSVGQSVQRGQKIAEVGSTGRSTGNHVHFTVYKNDVAVNPMPYLK; encoded by the coding sequence ATGAGGAAGAAGATCATATTGGCACTCTTGATAACCGGTCTGGTGGCCGGAACTGCAATCCCGACGAATGTGAGCTGGGCAGCGAGCAAGGCATCTTTAGATAAAATCAATCGGGAACTGAAAGAGATTCAAGCCAAGAAAAAGAGTCAACAGCAGCAGGTCAAACAGGTCGAGGCCAAGATCAGTGCGGTGCAGAAAGAACAGAAGGACCTGCAGACTGAGCTGATGCAGATCGATTTGCGTCGAAACGAGACGCAGAAAAAGCTGGACAAGCTCGAAACGCAAATGGAAGATACCAAAGAGAAAGCGGCGCAGGCGCAGGACAAGCTCGATGAAGCAAAAGATCGCGTCGCCAAACGGGAAACTCTTTTGAAGACGCGTGTGAAATCCATGTATGAGCGCGGAAACGTCTCTTACCTGGATGTATTGCTGGGCTCATCCGATTTCGGGGATTTCCTCACCCGGATGCAAGGCCTGCAGTTGATTCTGGAGCAAGATACGCGTATTCTGGAAGACAACATACGCGATAAACAAACGATCGAAACGAAAAAGAAAGAAATCGACCATCAGCTGACGGTGTACGTCGACATGTTTGACCAAGCGGAAAGCCTCAAGGCTGAATTGGACAAGCAGTACAAACAAAGCTTGGTCGTGAAAGCAGAGCTGAAGAAAAAAGAAGACGCGCTGGAAGAAGATCTGGAGCAGTACGGACAGCAGCTGCTCGCTTTGACCAAACAGGAATCGGCTAAATACGCAGAGCGCGTCCGCGCAATGAGTACGAGCTCCAGTGGGTATAAAGGCGGTAAGCTGGGTCTGCCGGTAGCGGACGGAAGTTTTCGCTTCTCCTCGGGCTTCGGAGTGCGGAGTGACCCGTTTACCGGTCGTTCAGCTGGGCATAATGGTGTAGACCTGGCAGCGCCAAAAGGTACCACGATTATGGCAGCAGCAGCAGGGGTAGTTATTTTTGCAGGCTATTCCAATGGCTTCGGGAACACGGTAATGATCAAGCATAACTCAGAAATTACCACTCTCTATGGACATATTAGGGAGGGCGGAATCAAGGTTTCTGTGGGACAATCAGTACAGAGAGGGCAAAAGATTGCCGAGGTTGGCTCTACTGGTCGTTCTACCGGTAATCACGTGCACTTTACCGTCTACAAGAACGATGTTGCTGTCAATCCGATGCCTTATCTGAAGTAA
- the ftsX gene encoding permease-like cell division protein FtsX, whose product MKIRTLGRHVREGVKNLGRNGWMSFASISAVTITLFILGVFLILAMNVNYFAQSVEKQVEIRVFLDVLATKENVAQVEQNIKTIQKVDTVTFIPKDEGLKQFKESLGEKAYLFEGLEKDNPLPDTFVVKTKDPKDTSVVAAQIKKLEYVKSLNYGEGTVEKLFAWTGAIRNVGIAFIIGLGFTAMFLIANTIKLTIVARRREIEIMKLVGATNWFIRWPFFVEGLLMGILGALIPTAMLTVGYYYLLDGIQSSFEASQLFKLLPLFPLVYQVALALLAIGAFIGIWGSLVSVRRFLRV is encoded by the coding sequence ATGAAGATTAGAACGCTTGGGCGCCACGTCCGTGAAGGGGTAAAAAACCTCGGGCGGAACGGCTGGATGTCGTTCGCTTCAATCAGTGCCGTTACCATTACTCTTTTCATTCTAGGTGTATTTTTGATCTTGGCGATGAACGTCAACTACTTCGCACAGTCGGTAGAAAAACAGGTCGAGATTCGCGTATTCCTCGACGTGCTCGCTACCAAGGAAAATGTCGCCCAAGTAGAGCAGAACATCAAGACGATCCAGAAAGTGGACACCGTCACGTTTATACCCAAGGACGAGGGTCTCAAGCAGTTTAAGGAAAGCCTCGGTGAAAAGGCCTATTTGTTTGAAGGGCTGGAAAAGGACAATCCTCTGCCGGACACCTTTGTCGTAAAGACCAAAGATCCTAAGGATACGTCTGTGGTAGCTGCACAGATCAAGAAATTAGAGTACGTCAAGAGCCTCAACTACGGGGAAGGAACCGTCGAAAAGCTGTTCGCCTGGACGGGAGCGATCCGCAATGTCGGGATTGCCTTCATCATCGGACTGGGCTTTACCGCGATGTTCTTGATCGCCAATACGATCAAGCTGACCATTGTGGCCCGACGCCGCGAGATTGAGATCATGAAGCTGGTTGGGGCGACGAACTGGTTTATCCGCTGGCCATTTTTTGTGGAAGGGCTATTAATGGGGATTCTCGGGGCATTGATCCCTACGGCGATGCTGACCGTCGGCTACTATTACTTGTTGGACGGGATTCAATCGAGCTTTGAAGCGTCCCAACTGTTCAAACTGTTGCCGCTGTTCCCTCTGGTTTATCAAGTGGCACTTGCTCTGCTTGCGATTGGCGCGTTCATCGGCATCTGGGGAAGCTTGGTGTCTGTCCGCCGATTCTTGCGGGTTTAA